Part of the Actinomycetota bacterium genome is shown below.
ACGAGTGTTCGAGGTCGCGCTGGCGGCGCCGGGCCAGGGCCACGTCGGCCAGCGACAGGGCGCCGGCGGCGTCGACCGCCCTGGCTGCCTCGGCCAGCGAACGGTTGTCGACCCAGATGCCGACGCTGGCGAACAGACTGCTCAGCCCCTTCGTTCGCTCGGTGCGGTTGCGCTTGCGCAGGCTCGACACCACCTTGCGGTCGTCACCCTCCAGCGGGGTGTAGGCGTCATCGGGTATACCGGCGGCCAGCAGCGCCGGGGTGGTGCCCAGCAGGGCGTTGCCCACCTTGACGTGGGCGTCGAGGAACGACAGGGGCCGGCCCGGCTGCAGCGCCTCCAGCCACAGGCTGACCTTGGCCAGCTCGGCGGCCAGGGGGTTGAGGTCGACCCCGAAGATGGCGCGGCCGACCACGTCGTGCATGGCCGCCTGGGACTCCAGCACCGTCGGTTCGGACCCGTCGGCCCGCACCCGGGCCAGGCGGGCGGCGATGCGCCGGGCGGCGGCCACCAGGAAGTGGCCCGACCCACAGGCCGGGTCGCACACGGTGAGGGCCAGCAGGGCGGCCTCGGGGTCGGGGGCCTGCTCGGCCTCGTCGAGCAGGGGGTCGAGGGCCGAGTCGAGCAGGCAGTCGATGAGCGAGCTGGGTGTGTAGTAGGAGCCGCTGGTCTTGCGCTCGTTGCCCACCAGGGCCTCGAGGGTGAACGCGCGGGTGGCGGCGTCGTGGCGGGGCACCAGCTCGAGCAGGCTCTCGTAGATGCCCCCCAGCTCCTCGGCCCCCAGGTGGCGATAGTCGACGACCCGCCGGGGCCCGCCCCCGGGGGGCTGGACGACGCACAGGTGGCGCAGCGCCTCCAGCAGGGCCTGGTTGGACAGCTCGCACCCCTCAACCACGTCGGCGGGCGTGGCCTCGAACAGGCCGCCCAGGGCGGGCAGGCCCAGCTCGGGGCGGCCGCCGTCGCGTCCCAGGCCGTCGAGCACCAGCGACAGCGCCTGCCACAGGTCGCCGTGGCCCGTCCCCCGCCGCCGGGTGGCGACGGCCCGCAGGCGGGCGGTGGAGAACCACTGGGTGTAGCGGCGACGGGCCTGGGCAGGGGCGTGGGGGTCGAGGAGCAGGCCGCGGTCCTCGGCCACGAAGCAGAACAGCAGCCGGTAGACGAGGCGCAGCAGGCTGTGGTGGAAGTCGTCGAGGCCAAGGCTGCCACTCGGGCCCAGGCGCTGGCGCAGGTCGGCGTTGGCGGGGTGGCGCAGAAAGCCAGTGCCCAGAGCCTCAATGGCCCGCTGCACGCCGGGGCGCATGGCCCCCAGGGCCCGGATGCCCGACTCAACGGCGTGGGAGCGCCAGCGCTCCAGCCAGCAGTCCTCGGGCCCGGCCTCGGGGCCGGCCGGCTCGAAGCGGCTCTGGTGACAGAGCAGGAAGAGCACGGCGAAGTCGCTGAACACCTCACCGTCGAACATGGCGGCCAGGTCGAACTCCACGTAGGCCTGGCCGACGAGGCTGGAGGAGTCGCGCAGCAGGCGCAGGGTGGCCCCGTTGGCCAGCAGCGCCCAAGTGTGCTCGCTGGAGCGGTTGAGCAGCTCCTGGACCATGGCGTGGGGGGCCCGCTCGGCGGCGCCGGCGACCCCGGGCGTGCGGCGGTCGAGGTCGACGCCCCACCCCAGCAGGTGGACGGGCACCTCGTGCCATAGATGGCTGACGGCGAAGGCCCGCCCGTCGGCCGCGATGCCCCCGGCCGGGGTGGGCGAGACCCTCCCGAAACCCAGCTCCCGCAGCATCACCCCCAGCCACTTCTCCCGGGTCAGCCCGGTGGCCCGGTCGCCCTCGGGCCGGGCGGCCAGGGCGTCGCGGTAGGCGGTCCAGGCGCCGGTGAGCACCGACCACGCCCGGTTGGCCGCCTCCCGGGGGCTGACCCCGAGCTCGAGGTGGTAGCTGTCGCCGGTGAGCCCGGGTAGGTCGTGGGCGGCCCCGACCCCCCCGAGGCGGGCGGGC
Proteins encoded:
- a CDS encoding DNA methyltransferase — encoded protein: PARLGGVGAAHDLPGLTGDSYHLELGVSPREAANRAWSVLTGAWTAYRDALAARPEGDRATGLTREKWLGVMLRELGFGRVSPTPAGGIAADGRAFAVSHLWHEVPVHLLGWGVDLDRRTPGVAGAAERAPHAMVQELLNRSSEHTWALLANGATLRLLRDSSSLVGQAYVEFDLAAMFDGEVFSDFAVLFLLCHQSRFEPAGPEAGPEDCWLERWRSHAVESGIRALGAMRPGVQRAIEALGTGFLRHPANADLRQRLGPSGSLGLDDFHHSLLRLVYRLLFCFVAEDRGLLLDPHAPAQARRRYTQWFSTARLRAVATRRRGTGHGDLWQALSLVLDGLGRDGGRPELGLPALGGLFEATPADVVEGCELSNQALLEALRHLCVVQPPGGGPRRVVDYRHLGAEELGGIYESLLELVPRHDAATRAFTLEALVGNERKTSGSYYTPSSLIDCLLDSALDPLLDEAEQAPDPEAALLALTVCDPACGSGHFLVAAARRIAARLARVRADGSEPTVLESQAAMHDVVGRAIFGVDLNPLAAELAKVSLWLEALQPGRPLSFLDAHVKVGNALLGTTPALLAAGIPDDAYTPLEGDDRKVVSSLRKRNRTERTKGLSSLFASVGIWVDNRSLAEAARAVDAAGALSLADVALARRRQRDLEHSSDLRRARLVADAWCAAFVIAKRAGAPELTHVVLERWQQAEPASLVGDELHAEVARLAARYRFFHWHLEFPQIFTVTGSGSTDAGWSGGFSCVLGNPPWERVKLSEQEFFASRAPDIGGAPNAAARKRLIAALAGENRQLLAEFEAAKRQADGESHLIRQSGRYPLCGRGDVNTYAVFAEHDRSLLGDRGRLGVILPTGIATDATTQHFFKDLVARRSLVSLFDFENSKPLFEGVHRSFKFCLLTLAGRGSPVDAADFAFFAREPADLARPGVRFELTPEEITLLNPNTGTCPVFRTRRDAEITLGIYRRVPVLVRHGDPDGNPWGVSFVRMIDMSNDSGLFRTRAELEADGWQRHGNGFHRGPDTMLPLYEAKMVHHFDHRWATYDEAGAIRDVTAAEHADPHFVVQPRYWVPAPEVDTKLAHRWPHNWLLGFRDICRSTDERTMIAATAPRTAVGNKLPLLLAERHEPWLFGSALACLACDFGSRQKLGGTTMNFFIAEQLPVLPPSAFGATAPWSSETVAEWVRPRVLELTYTAWDMEPFARDLGDSGPPWRWDDERRAGLRAELDGAFFHLYGIERDDADYILSTFPIVHRNDQRDHGEHRTWRLVMDAYDRLAKSISTGQPFRSALDPPPGHGPRHPPR